In Thalassophryne amazonica chromosome 4, fThaAma1.1, whole genome shotgun sequence, a genomic segment contains:
- the pglyrp5 gene encoding peptidoglycan recognition protein 5, producing the protein MDHRVTVVSRQLWGAVEPRSRVLLKCPSCRVIMHHTAFTNCNDRRNCVDQLAKIQTLHMNERGFDDIGYNFLVGGDGTVYEGRGWGVVGAHTKGHNDDSLGVAFMGNFNNDTPAAEAILAVRQLLLFGVSQAFLHPEFELLGHRDVGKTECPGEKLYALLPTIR; encoded by the exons ATGGATCACAGAG TGACTGTAGTTTCCCGGCAGCTTTGGGGAGCGGTGGAACCTCGAAGCAGGGTCCTTTTGAAATGTCCTTCCTGCAGAGTCATCATGCACCACACTGCATTCACAAACTGTAATGACCGAAGAAACTGTGTGGACCAGCTTGCCAAAATACAGACGCTGCACATGAATGAAAGAGGCTTTGATGACATTGGATATAA TTTTCTTGTTGGAGGAGACGGTACAGTGTATGAAGGTCGAGGCTGGGGTGTGGTTGGAGCACATACCAAAGGTCACAATGACGACTCCTTGGGTGTTGCCTTCATGGGCAATTTTAACA ATGACACACCAGCTGCTGAGGCGATATTGGCAGTCAGACAATTGCTGCTGTTTGGAGTTTCCCAGGCCTTTTTACACCCAGAGTTTGAACTGCTAGGACACAGAGATGTGGGAAAAACAGAATGTCCTGGAGAAAAACTTTATGCTTTACTACCAACTATAAGGTGA